The proteins below are encoded in one region of Paraburkholderia phenazinium:
- a CDS encoding MarR family winged helix-turn-helix transcriptional regulator, producing the protein MEQQDRVAIVQQFGRTYRAFMSAFEGQVGHPMPRWRVMLALHDQGGESSQKRLVERLRIDPGALTRQLKALEVLGWISRSMDERDNRITNVRLTEAGTAATEEALPRRTAFLNDTMAALPDDALAALSGALRMLEVRIGEVVAQKNVSITSVT; encoded by the coding sequence ATGGAACAACAGGATCGCGTCGCCATCGTTCAGCAGTTCGGCCGCACCTATCGGGCGTTCATGTCGGCGTTCGAGGGGCAGGTGGGACATCCCATGCCGCGCTGGCGGGTGATGCTGGCGTTGCACGACCAGGGTGGTGAGTCGTCGCAGAAGCGTCTTGTCGAGCGGCTGCGTATCGACCCCGGCGCCTTGACGCGGCAGCTTAAAGCGCTCGAGGTGCTCGGCTGGATTTCGCGCAGCATGGACGAGCGCGATAACCGCATCACCAACGTGCGACTCACGGAAGCCGGGACAGCGGCCACCGAGGAGGCGCTGCCGCGCCGTACCGCGTTCCTCAACGATACGATGGCCGCGCTGCCGGACGACGCGCTCGCGGCGCTGTCCGGTGCGTTGCGAATGCTTGAAGTGAGGATCGGGGAAGTGGTCGCTCAGAAGAACGTTTCGATCACTTCCGTGACCTGA
- the queF gene encoding NADPH-dependent 7-cyano-7-deazaguanine reductase QueF (Catalyzes the NADPH-dependent reduction of 7-cyano-7-deazaguanine (preQ0) to 7-aminomethyl-7-deazaguanine (preQ1) in queuosine biosynthesis): MTPEQSPLGKPATYTEQYDATLLFPIARKTAREAIGIGAQLPFFGTDIWNAYELSWLNGRGKPQIAVATFYVPADSPNIVESKSFKLYLGSFAQSSFESFEAVRDTIKRDVSAACGATVSVHLTGPMDFGKLQLDEFEGTPLDRLDLDTDVYHPDPSLLKAALEEAPVEETVFSNLLKSNCPVTGQPDWGSVQIHYVGPQIDHAGLLRYIVSYRNHTGFHEQCVERIFVDVLKVCKPLKLAVYARYTRRGGLDINPFRTNFNLPMPDNCRTARQ, from the coding sequence ATGACACCCGAACAATCACCGCTGGGCAAACCTGCCACCTATACCGAACAGTACGACGCGACGCTGCTCTTTCCGATCGCACGCAAGACCGCGCGCGAGGCGATTGGCATTGGGGCGCAGTTGCCGTTCTTCGGGACGGATATCTGGAATGCTTACGAGCTTTCCTGGCTGAATGGGCGCGGCAAGCCGCAGATTGCGGTGGCGACTTTTTATGTGCCGGCGGACTCGCCGAATATTGTCGAATCGAAGTCGTTCAAGTTGTACCTGGGGTCGTTCGCGCAGAGTTCGTTTGAGTCGTTTGAGGCGGTGCGGGATACGATCAAGCGGGATGTTTCTGCTGCCTGCGGCGCTACGGTTTCAGTGCATCTGACTGGGCCGATGGATTTTGGCAAGTTGCAGCTGGATGAGTTTGAAGGCACGCCGCTGGATCGGTTGGATCTTGATACTGATGTTTATCATCCTGATCCTTCGTTGCTCAAGGCTGCGCTTGAGGAGGCTCCTGTTGAGGAGACCGTGTTTTCTAATCTGCTCAAGTCGAATTGTCCCGTTACCGGGCAGCCTGATTGGGGGAGTGTGCAGATTCATTACGTTGGACCGCAGATTGATCATGCTGGGCTCCTGCGGTATATCGTTTCGTATCGGAATCACACCGGGTTTCATGAGCAGTGCGTTGAGCGGATTTTTGTTGACGTTCTTAAGGTTTGCAAGCCGCTGAAACTCGCCGTTTATGCTCGCTACACGCGACGTGGGGGGCTTGATATTAATCCGTTCCGGACTAACTTTAATTTGCCCATGCCGGATAATTGCCGCACGGCGCGGCAGTAA
- a CDS encoding 5'-nucleotidase gives MAFTLQDKLVVAISSRALFDFEEENRVYEEGDLHSYETLQRERLSVPAKPGVAFPLIRKLLALNAGAHRVEVVILSRSDPISGLRAFHSCREHGLAIERGVFTRGRAPFGYLKPLNASLFLSANQDDVRDALAAGFPAARVLPESAKMASKYPDEIRIAFDGDAVLFSDEAERVFQQEGLRAFLGHEIHNKDLPLADGPLKPLLEALHRLQNVADEAAPTQAAPMHIRTALVTARSAPAHERAIRTLMAWNIEIDEAMFLGGLDKSAFLREFEPDFFFDDQIGHCESARVVTATGHVLSGIVNAS, from the coding sequence ATGGCATTCACGCTTCAGGACAAGCTGGTGGTCGCGATTTCATCGCGCGCGCTGTTCGACTTCGAAGAAGAGAACCGCGTGTACGAAGAAGGCGACCTGCACAGCTACGAAACGCTGCAGCGTGAGCGGCTCAGTGTGCCCGCCAAACCGGGCGTGGCGTTTCCGCTGATTCGCAAGCTGCTGGCGCTGAACGCGGGCGCGCACCGGGTGGAGGTGGTGATCCTGTCGCGTAGCGATCCCATTAGCGGACTGCGCGCGTTTCACTCGTGCCGCGAACACGGCCTCGCGATCGAGCGCGGCGTCTTTACGCGTGGACGTGCGCCGTTTGGGTATCTGAAACCGCTGAACGCATCGCTGTTTCTGTCCGCCAATCAGGACGACGTGCGCGATGCGCTGGCCGCCGGATTTCCGGCTGCGCGCGTATTGCCGGAATCGGCGAAAATGGCGAGCAAGTATCCGGACGAAATCCGCATTGCCTTCGACGGCGACGCCGTGCTGTTTTCCGACGAAGCCGAGCGCGTATTTCAGCAGGAAGGCTTGCGGGCGTTTTTGGGCCATGAGATCCACAACAAGGATCTACCGTTAGCCGACGGGCCGCTCAAGCCGTTACTGGAGGCGCTGCACCGTTTGCAGAATGTGGCGGACGAGGCTGCGCCAACGCAGGCAGCACCAATGCATATCCGGACGGCGCTGGTAACGGCGCGTTCGGCACCGGCGCATGAAAGGGCGATCCGTACGCTGATGGCGTGGAACATCGAAATCGACGAAGCGATGTTCCTGGGCGGTCTCGACAAGAGCGCATTTTTGCGTGAGTTCGAGCCGGACTTTTTCTTCGACGATCAAATTGGCCACTGCGAATCGGCCCGCGTCGTGACGGCGACGGGGCACGTGCTGAGTGGCATCGTGAACGCATCATGA
- a CDS encoding amino acid deaminase, which yields MKVTNYQGATIDPYSKGLGMVPGTSIQLLDAARLEWNLLNEDVSLPAAVLYADRIEHNLKWMQAFVAEYGVKLAPHGKTTMAPQLFRRQLETGAWGITLATAHQVRAAYHGGVSRILMANQLVGRRNMLIIAEMLSDPEFEFFCLVDSVDGVEQLGKFFGSVRKSLNVLLELGVPGGRTGVRDEAQRTAVLDAIARYPDALKLAGVELYEGVLKEEHEVREFLQGAVAITRTLVDEGRFARTPAILSGAGSAWYDVVAEEFVKASADGLVEVVLRPGCYLTHDVGVYRKAQTDIFARNPVAKKMGEGLLPALQLWAYVQSIPEPDRAIIGLGKRDSAFDAGMPEPAKHYRPGTEAPREIAAGEGWEIFGMMDQHAYLRIPAGADLKVGDMIAFDISHPCLTFDKWRQLLVVNPSYQVTEVIETFF from the coding sequence ATGAAAGTTACAAACTATCAGGGCGCAACGATTGATCCTTATAGCAAGGGCTTGGGCATGGTTCCAGGCACCAGTATCCAGTTGCTGGACGCGGCGCGCCTTGAATGGAATCTGCTGAACGAAGACGTGAGCCTGCCGGCTGCCGTGCTCTACGCGGATCGTATCGAGCACAACCTGAAATGGATGCAGGCGTTCGTCGCCGAATACGGCGTCAAGCTAGCGCCGCACGGCAAGACCACCATGGCGCCGCAACTGTTTCGACGTCAGCTTGAAACCGGCGCGTGGGGCATCACGCTCGCTACCGCGCACCAGGTGCGGGCCGCGTATCACGGCGGCGTGTCGCGCATTCTGATGGCCAATCAACTGGTCGGTCGCCGCAACATGCTGATAATCGCCGAGATGCTCAGCGATCCGGAGTTCGAATTCTTCTGTCTCGTGGATTCGGTGGATGGTGTCGAGCAGCTCGGCAAATTCTTCGGCTCGGTGCGCAAATCACTGAACGTGCTGCTTGAACTCGGTGTGCCGGGCGGCCGCACCGGCGTGCGCGACGAAGCGCAACGCACCGCCGTGCTGGACGCAATCGCGCGCTATCCAGATGCGCTGAAGCTCGCTGGTGTGGAGTTGTACGAAGGCGTACTGAAGGAAGAACACGAAGTCCGCGAGTTTCTGCAAGGCGCAGTCGCCATCACGCGCACGCTGGTCGACGAAGGACGCTTTGCGCGCACACCGGCTATTTTGTCGGGCGCGGGCTCGGCATGGTACGACGTGGTCGCGGAAGAGTTCGTGAAGGCATCGGCGGATGGCCTGGTCGAAGTGGTGTTGCGGCCGGGCTGCTATCTGACGCACGACGTTGGCGTCTACCGGAAAGCGCAGACGGATATCTTTGCTCGTAATCCGGTCGCCAAAAAGATGGGCGAAGGGCTATTGCCGGCGCTGCAGCTGTGGGCCTACGTGCAGTCGATTCCAGAGCCGGATCGCGCCATCATCGGTCTCGGCAAGCGCGATTCAGCATTCGACGCCGGCATGCCAGAACCCGCCAAACACTATCGCCCAGGCACTGAGGCGCCGCGCGAAATCGCGGCCGGCGAGGGATGGGAAATCTTCGGCATGATGGATCAGCACGCCTATCTGCGGATCCCCGCAGGCGCGGACCTGAAGGTCGGCGACATGATCGCGTTCGACATCTCGCATCCGTGTCTGACGTTCGATAAATGGCGTCAGCTGCTGGTGGTCAATCCTTCGTATCAGGTCACGGAAGTGATCGAAACGTTCTTCTGA
- a CDS encoding MurR/RpiR family transcriptional regulator — protein sequence MNSSAEPLTFDIVARIAECAPELRSAERKVAALILDDLTGASRASIGALAQQAGVSVATVTRFAKAVGCRDVRELKLRLAQAAAVGQRFLQGNAAADAPEPLATRVFDEVQTALTHNHQLLCQAPLAEAAAALREARMIYVFGMGGGSTALADEMRFRLVRLGRPVATYQDGLLQRMVASTVSRECVVIALSTTGRVPEMVENCRIARSYGATLITLTAPASPLARLADWVIPIVAFETDFIYKPSSSRYAMMMALDVLVTELAVSQGDESRELLRRMKHALDAHRGGGDRQPLGD from the coding sequence ATGAATTCCAGCGCTGAACCGCTTACTTTCGACATCGTCGCCCGCATCGCCGAATGCGCGCCGGAACTGCGTTCGGCCGAGCGCAAGGTGGCCGCGCTGATCCTCGACGACCTGACCGGCGCATCGCGCGCGAGCATCGGTGCGCTGGCGCAGCAGGCCGGCGTCAGCGTTGCCACCGTCACGCGCTTTGCCAAGGCGGTGGGTTGCCGCGACGTCCGCGAACTGAAGTTGCGGCTCGCCCAGGCGGCGGCGGTGGGGCAGCGTTTTCTGCAAGGCAACGCGGCAGCCGACGCGCCCGAACCGCTCGCCACCCGTGTGTTCGACGAAGTGCAGACCGCGCTCACGCACAACCACCAGTTGCTGTGCCAGGCACCCTTAGCCGAAGCGGCCGCCGCGTTGCGCGAGGCGCGCATGATCTACGTGTTCGGCATGGGCGGCGGTTCAACCGCGCTCGCCGATGAAATGCGTTTCCGTCTGGTGCGCCTCGGCCGACCCGTGGCAACCTACCAGGACGGCTTGCTGCAACGGATGGTGGCGAGTACGGTATCGCGCGAATGTGTCGTGATTGCGTTGTCGACCACGGGCCGTGTGCCCGAGATGGTGGAGAACTGCCGCATCGCGCGCAGTTACGGCGCGACATTGATTACGCTGACCGCACCCGCTTCGCCGCTGGCGCGGCTGGCGGACTGGGTGATCCCGATCGTCGCGTTCGAAACCGATTTCATTTACAAGCCATCGTCATCCCGATACGCGATGATGATGGCGCTTGACGTGCTCGTCACCGAACTTGCCGTTAGTCAGGGCGATGAGAGCCGCGAATTGCTGCGCCGCATGAAGCACGCGCTCGACGCGCACCGCGGCGGCGGCGACCGACAACCGTTAGGAGACTGA
- a CDS encoding RidA family protein has product MKRYGVEGGKGTGGQHMPFARAVEADGWLFVSGQTPMENGEVIEGGIVAQSHKAIQNVFAILKEAGYGAEHVVRCGVWLDDPRDFASFNKVFREYFGENPPARACVVSSMVIDCKVEVDCVAYKGKG; this is encoded by the coding sequence ATGAAGCGATATGGCGTTGAGGGTGGCAAGGGGACTGGCGGGCAACATATGCCGTTCGCGCGTGCGGTAGAGGCGGATGGCTGGTTGTTTGTGTCGGGGCAGACGCCGATGGAGAATGGCGAGGTGATCGAAGGCGGGATTGTGGCGCAGTCGCACAAGGCGATTCAGAATGTTTTTGCCATTCTCAAAGAGGCCGGCTATGGCGCCGAGCATGTGGTTCGGTGTGGGGTTTGGTTGGATGATCCGCGGGATTTTGCTTCGTTTAATAAGGTGTTCCGGGAGTATTTCGGGGAGAATCCGCCAGCGCGGGCGTGTGTGGTTTCTAGTATGGTGATTGACTGTAAGGTTGAGGTTGATTGCGTTGCTTATAAGGGGAAGGGTTAA
- the ilvA gene encoding threonine ammonia-lyase, biosynthetic: protein MASHDYLKKILTARVYDVAHETELEHAPNLSARLRNPIYLKREDNQPVFSFKVRGAYNKMAHIPAEALERGVITASAGNHAQGVALSAARMGVKAIIVVPVTTPQVKVDAVRSHGGPTVEVVQVGESYSDAYTYAAKLQEERGLTFVHPFDDPYVIAGQGTVAMEILSQHQGPIHAIFVPIGGGGLAAGVAAYVKSVRPEIKVIGVQTDDSCAMAQSLKAGERVTLNEVGLFSDGTAVKLVGEETFRLCREYLDDVLIVNTDALCAAIKDVFQDTRSVLEPAGSLAVAGAKQYAEREGIEDQTLIAITSGANMNFDRMRFVAERAEVGEAREAVFAVTIPEERGSFKRFCELVGTRSVTEFNYRIAEASSAHIFVGVQIRNRSESAQIAGAFEAHGFATVDLTSDELSKQHIRYMVGGRSPLAHDERLFRFEFPERPGALMKFLSSMAPNWNISLFHYRNQGADYSSILVGIQVPGTENPEFDRFLATLGYPYWEETTNPVYRLFLA from the coding sequence ATGGCTTCCCACGACTATCTGAAGAAAATCCTGACCGCGCGCGTCTATGACGTCGCCCACGAGACCGAACTCGAACATGCGCCGAATCTGTCGGCACGGCTGCGCAACCCGATTTACCTGAAGCGCGAAGACAACCAGCCGGTGTTCTCGTTCAAGGTACGTGGCGCATATAACAAGATGGCGCACATTCCGGCCGAAGCGCTGGAGCGCGGTGTGATTACGGCTTCGGCGGGCAATCACGCACAGGGCGTCGCGCTGTCGGCGGCACGCATGGGCGTGAAGGCGATTATCGTGGTGCCAGTGACAACCCCGCAGGTGAAGGTCGACGCGGTGCGCTCGCATGGCGGCCCCACGGTCGAAGTCGTGCAGGTGGGCGAGTCGTACAGCGACGCCTATACGTACGCCGCCAAGCTACAGGAAGAGCGCGGCCTGACGTTCGTGCATCCGTTCGACGATCCGTATGTGATTGCCGGCCAGGGCACGGTGGCGATGGAGATCCTGAGCCAGCATCAAGGGCCCATTCACGCGATCTTCGTGCCGATCGGCGGCGGTGGTCTTGCGGCTGGGGTTGCCGCATACGTCAAGTCGGTGCGCCCGGAGATCAAGGTGATCGGCGTGCAGACCGACGACTCCTGTGCGATGGCACAGTCCCTGAAGGCCGGCGAGCGTGTCACGCTGAATGAAGTGGGTCTCTTTTCCGACGGCACTGCGGTGAAACTGGTTGGCGAGGAAACGTTCCGGCTGTGCCGCGAATACCTCGACGACGTGCTGATCGTGAACACCGACGCCCTGTGCGCGGCGATCAAGGACGTGTTCCAGGACACGCGTAGCGTGCTGGAACCCGCGGGCTCGCTGGCGGTGGCAGGTGCGAAACAATACGCGGAGCGCGAGGGCATCGAGGATCAGACGCTGATCGCCATCACCTCCGGCGCGAATATGAATTTCGACCGGATGCGTTTCGTGGCCGAACGCGCCGAGGTCGGCGAGGCACGCGAAGCGGTGTTCGCCGTGACGATCCCGGAAGAGCGCGGCAGCTTCAAACGCTTCTGCGAACTGGTCGGCACTCGCAGCGTTACCGAATTCAACTACCGTATCGCCGAAGCGAGTTCCGCGCATATCTTCGTGGGCGTGCAGATCAGGAACCGCAGCGAGTCGGCGCAGATCGCGGGCGCCTTCGAGGCGCACGGCTTTGCCACCGTCGATCTGACCAGCGACGAACTGTCGAAGCAGCATATCCGTTACATGGTGGGCGGCCGTTCGCCGCTCGCGCATGACGAGCGCCTGTTCCGCTTCGAATTCCCGGAACGGCCGGGTGCGTTGATGAAATTCCTGTCGTCGATGGCGCCGAACTGGAATATCAGCCTGTTCCATTACCGGAACCAGGGCGCGGATTACAGCTCGATCCTCGTTGGCATCCAGGTGCCCGGCACGGAGAACCCCGAGTTCGACCGCTTCCTCGCGACGCTCGGCTATCCGTACTGGGAAGAGACGACGAACCCGGTGTACCGGTTGTTCCTCGCCTAG
- a CDS encoding N-acyl-D-amino-acid deacylase family protein, with protein sequence MHSHPEAADTLIIDAQLYDGTGAPPVERDVAVRDGKIVAIGNLSNWLAEEIIEANGRALAPGFIDVHTHDDTHVIRAPQMLPKISQGVTTVIVGNCGISASPVELKGDPPDPMNLLGARDAFNYPTFAAYVEAVNAARPAVNVGALIGHTALRNNQMDRLDRAASAQEIEGMRAQLEEALKHGALGLSSGLAYGSAFAAPPEEVMALAEPLAAAGALYTTHMRSEFDTILDAMEEAYQVGRHARVPVVISHLKCAGPSNWGRSAEVLKSLEGARRLQPIGCDCYPYNRSSSTLDLRQVTGEIDITITWSEPHPEMAGKLVKEIAAEWGVTQQEAGKRLQPAGAVYHNMSEEDVRRILSHPASMVGSDGLPNDPLPHPRLWGAFPRVLGHYVRDAGLLPLEEAVRKMTSLSARRFGLTQRGEVHIGYHADLVLFDPARVRDTATFDKPLQQADGIDAVWVNGVLSYRDGQPTGERAGHFVARGEASKADAHGAF encoded by the coding sequence ATGCATTCGCATCCTGAAGCGGCGGATACGCTGATCATCGACGCTCAACTGTACGACGGCACGGGCGCTCCGCCGGTCGAACGCGACGTGGCGGTGCGCGACGGCAAGATTGTGGCGATCGGCAACCTGTCGAACTGGCTGGCCGAAGAGATCATCGAAGCGAACGGCCGGGCGCTGGCGCCGGGCTTTATCGATGTCCACACGCACGACGACACTCACGTGATCCGCGCGCCGCAGATGCTCCCGAAGATCAGCCAGGGGGTGACGACGGTGATCGTCGGCAACTGCGGTATTAGCGCGTCGCCGGTCGAGTTGAAAGGTGATCCACCGGATCCGATGAATCTGCTGGGCGCGCGGGACGCGTTCAACTATCCGACCTTCGCCGCGTACGTGGAAGCGGTGAACGCGGCGCGCCCGGCGGTGAATGTGGGGGCGCTGATCGGACACACCGCGCTGCGCAACAACCAGATGGACCGCCTGGACCGCGCGGCGAGCGCACAGGAAATCGAAGGCATGCGCGCGCAACTCGAGGAGGCGCTGAAACACGGCGCACTCGGCCTGAGTTCGGGGCTGGCATACGGCTCGGCATTCGCGGCGCCGCCGGAGGAAGTGATGGCGCTGGCCGAACCGCTGGCGGCGGCGGGCGCGCTGTACACGACGCATATGCGCTCGGAGTTCGACACGATTCTCGACGCGATGGAGGAGGCTTACCAGGTGGGCCGCCATGCACGCGTGCCGGTGGTGATTTCGCATCTGAAGTGCGCGGGGCCGTCGAACTGGGGGCGCAGCGCCGAGGTGCTGAAGTCACTGGAAGGCGCACGCCGCCTGCAGCCGATCGGCTGCGACTGCTACCCGTATAACCGCAGTTCGTCGACGCTGGACCTGAGGCAGGTGACAGGCGAGATCGATATCACGATTACGTGGTCGGAACCGCATCCTGAGATGGCGGGCAAACTGGTGAAGGAGATTGCCGCCGAGTGGGGCGTGACGCAGCAGGAAGCGGGCAAGCGCCTGCAACCGGCGGGGGCGGTGTATCACAACATGTCGGAGGAGGACGTACGGCGCATCCTGTCGCATCCGGCATCGATGGTGGGTTCGGACGGTTTGCCGAACGATCCGCTGCCGCATCCACGCTTGTGGGGCGCGTTTCCTCGAGTGCTGGGGCACTACGTGCGGGATGCGGGATTGTTGCCGCTGGAGGAGGCGGTGCGCAAGATGACGAGTTTGTCGGCGCGGCGGTTTGGTTTGACGCAGCGGGGTGAGGTGCATATTGGCTACCACGCGGATCTGGTGTTGTTCGACCCGGCGCGGGTGCGGGATACGGCGACGTTCGACAAGCCGCTACAGCAGGCCGACGGGATTGACGCAGTTTGGGTGAATGGCGTGTTGTCGTATCGGGATGGTCAGCCGACCGGCGAGCGGGCGGGGCATTTTGTGGCGCGTGGTGAGGCATCGAAGGCAGATGCGCACGGCGCGTTTTGA